The following proteins come from a genomic window of Phacochoerus africanus isolate WHEZ1 chromosome 9, ROS_Pafr_v1, whole genome shotgun sequence:
- the LOC125136733 gene encoding LOW QUALITY PROTEIN: olfactory receptor 11H12-like (The sequence of the model RefSeq protein was modified relative to this genomic sequence to represent the inferred CDS: substituted 1 base at 1 genomic stop codon), with protein sequence MNISEPDSSFAFVREFILLGFSCEWKIQILLFSLFLTTYALTITGNGAIVCALCCDRQLHIPMYMFLGNFSFLEIWYVSSTTPKMLINFLADKKTISFVGCFLQFYFFFSLGTSECLHLAVMAFDWYLAICRPLHYPNLMTGHLCTKLVMICWACGFLWFLIPIVLISQMSFCGSNIIDHVVCVLRPLFALACVSAPATQLLCYTVSSLFIIGNSLFIFGSYTLVLTAVLWMPSATGRHKAFPKCRSHLAVVSLFYGSLMVMYVSRGLXYSAGMQKVATLFYAMVTPLFNLFIYSFWNKEIKAALRKVLGSFSVF encoded by the coding sequence ATGAACATCTCTGAGCCAGATTCCAGCTTTGCTTTTGTAAGAGAATTTATACTCCTAGGTTTTTCTTGTGAGTGGAAGATTCAGATCCTCCTCTTCTCACTTTTCCTTACCACATATGCTCTGACCATAACAGGCAATGGGGCCATTGTTTGTGCGTTATGCTGTGACCGGCAACTGCACATCCCCATGTATATGTTCCTGGGGAATTTCTCCTTTCTAGAAATCTGGTATGTCTCATCTACAACACCCAAGATGTTAATCAACTTCCTCGCAGACAAAAAGACCATCTCCTTTGTTGGATGCTTcctccaattttatttctttttttctttgggaaCAAGTGAATGCTTACATTTGGCTGTCATGGCCTTTGATTGGTACCTCGCTATCTGCCGTCCCTTGCACTACCCTAATCTCATGACTGGGCATCTCTGTACCAAACTGGTCATGATCTGCTGGGCTTGTGGGTTTCTGTGGTTCCTTATCCCCATTGTTCTCATCTCTCAGATGTCCTTCTGTGGATCAAACATTATTGACCATGTTGTGTGTGTCCTAAGACCACTATTTGCATTGGCATGTGTCTCTGCCCCAGCAACTCAACTGCTTTGTTACACTGTAAGCTCATTATTTATCATTGGTAACTCCCTCTTCATCTTTGGATCCTATACCCTTGTCCTAACAGCTGTGTTATGGATGCCTTCAGCCACTGGGAGACATAAGGCCTTCCCCAAATGTAGGTCTCATTTGGCTGTGGTATCACTGTTCTATGGATCTCTCATGGTCATGTATGTGAGCCGAGGACTGTGATATTCTGCTGGGATGCAGAAAGTTGCAACTTTGTTCTATGCTATGGTGACCCCACTCTTCAATCTCTTCATCTATAGTTTCTGGAATAAGGAGATAAAGGCAGCCCTGAGGAAAGTTCTGGGGAGCTTCAGTGTATTCTAA